The window TAACATAGCTAAACTTGCAGATACCCCACCCATGGTTGGGTCGGTCAATACTGAAATATAAGGTAAACCACGCTCTTGCATTTTTGCTAATGCGGCACTGGTTTTTGCCATCTGCATCAATGATAACAGTGCTTCTTGCATACGCGCACCGCCACTTGAAGAGAAACAAACCAATGGGCAGTTATCTTCCAGAGCTTGTTCAACCGCACGCACAAAACGCGCACCGACAACAGAGGCCATTGAACCGCCCATAAAGGCGAATTCAAACGCTGCAGCCACAACAGGCATGCCTTTCAATGTGCCTTTTAGCACGATGATCGCATCTTTTTCACCTGTTTCTTTTTGCGCAGCAGCAATACGGTCTTTATATTTTTTTGAATCTTTGAACTTAAGGATATCTTTTGGCTCAAGTTCGCTACCTAATTCCGTTGTTGAGTTTTCATCAAGGAAGGTTTCTAAACGCTGACGTGCGTGAATTCGCATATGGTGGTCACATTTTGGACACACGGATAAATTACGCTCTAATTCAGCACCATATAATACTTGCCCACAGCTATCGCATTTAGTCCAAACCCCTTCTGGGATATTGGCTTTATGTGATTGGGTCAAGTTACCTTTCTTTAAAATTTTTTCAATCCAGCTCATTAATGGACCTTTTTGTCTGATTCACTCTGGTTATCACCAGTATGTAATTTTTTGCCATTAAACCACAATGATATCTCACTGTAGATAAAAACTTGTTAAACCACCTTGCTAAACGGCTTAGTGGTTATCGATTTTTTGCGCTGCCGCACGCTTTTCTTTTGCAGCGATCCGGCGATGACGAATAATTTCAACCACACCCGGCAAAATTGAAACAAAGATAATCGCGACTATCAGTAATTTCAAATTCTTTTGTACGAACGGTAATTCACCAAAGAAATAACCTGCATAGGTGAATAATAATACCCAAATAAACGCGCCCGTCACATTATAAAACGCAAAGTGACGATAAGACATTTTACCCATTCCTGCAACGAATGGCGCAAAAGTTCTGACTATCGGCACAAAGCGTGCCAGTATAATCGCTTTACCGCCATGTTTTTCATAAAAAGCATGGGTTTTATCTAAATAAACACGACGAAAAATCTTCGAATCTGGATTTTTGAATAGTTTCTCACCAAAAATACGCCCGATTGTGTAGTTCACTGCATCACCAATAATTGCCGCGGTGATCATTAAAGCGACCATTAAATGGACATTCAAGTCATTGCTGTCTAATGACGAAATCGCGCCAGCAACAAATAATAACGAATCTCCAGGTAAAAATGGTGTGACCACTAACCCTGTTTCACAAAATAGGATCAGAAACAGGATACCATAGACCCATGTACCATAATCTCTGACCAGTTCAGCAAGGTGTACATCGATATGTAAAATAAAGTCGATAATAAAAGTGATAAATTCCATATAATCCTCATTAATAATAGCATCCATGCTATTTGCAATAATTATGAGATAGATAAAAATTCGCTTTACATCAGTTCATCTGCCAGAAAAAGAGGCCCCATCACATTCTGAGGTAACTCAAATTTCTCTGGGTAATCGACACTCACTAAATACAACCCTTCCGCTTTGGCGGTTGCAGCTGCCTTCGTGCGATCTTTTAACTCAAGAAGATGTGCCATCCAATCAATATTTTGATTGCCACAGCCAATCTCCAACAGACTTCCGACAATATTTCTTACCATATGGTGAACAAACGCATTGGCTTTGATGTCTACCACCACATAATTACCGTGGCGGCTGACATTCACATGCATCACATTACGCCATGGCGACTTCGACTGACACTGGACTGCTCTGAATGAGGTAAAATCACGCTCACCCAATAGCGCCTGTGCCGCTTCATGCATTCTTTTTTCATCGAGCGGGTAATGAAAATGTGTTACGCCATTCGACAAAATTGCAGGCCGATAACGGTGATTAAAAATCACATAGCGATATCGGCGTGCTGTTGCACTAAAGCGTGCATGAAATTCCTCGGCCACTGGTTTACACCAGCGGACAGCGATATCCGCAGGTAAATGGGTATTCGTCCCCATCGTCCAAGCCGCCTCTTTACGGATGGCCGAGGTTTCAAAATGCACCACTTGCCCTGTGGCATGCACACCTGCATCGGTACGCCCTGCGCAAAACACGCTAATTGGCTCCGCAGCAATTTTTGATAAAGCTTCTTCTAAGCAGCCTTGAACACTTTTAACTTCTTGCTGACGTTGCCAACCAAAATAACGACTGCCGTTGTATTCAATACCTAAGGCGATTCGATACAACTGTGTAGACTCAAACATTAGTAAAACAGCTCCTGAGCCAGTTTTTCTGCTGTTTCTACTGCCATCAATGCCCCACCGAAACGCACGTTATCTGCCACTGACCAAAACTGTAAAATTTCAGGTATGCCGTAATCATTGCGAACACAACCAATGCTTAATTGGTCATGACCTGACGCTTCTGTCACCTGTGTGGGATAATCACCCTCTTCTGAGACCTGAATATCCTCAAAACGTTCAAGTTCGTCGTTAGCTTCTTCTGCACTCATTGGACGCAATGTTTCTAAATGAACGACTTGCGCATTACCATAAAAAACAGGGGATTGAATAAAGCTCACCGCCACTGGCAAGCCATCATCTTGCAATACCTTACGCACTTGCTCAACCAAACGACGTTCGTGAACCACACTGCCTTCTATGTCAGCCAATAATGGCAACATATTGAACGCGAGTTGCTTACTAAAACGGCCCTCTTCGGCAGGAATACCATTTAATAAACGCGCACTTTGCCCGGCCAGTTCGTCGACTGCGGCTTTACCATAGCTGGAAACCGACAGCATGTTTGTCAAGGTAATACGGCCTAACCCTGCGGCATCCACCAGCGGTTTAATCGCTGTTAATAATTGACTCACAGAGCTATCTGCCAATGAAATAATATTACGGTTGCGATAATCAGCTAACACTTGCGGATTCACATTTGGAACAATCAATGGCACGTCCGGTTCTTGGGCAAATACACCGCTAGTATCGATGACAATACACCCTTCTTGCGCTGCTAAATCGGCATATTCTCGGCTCACACCTTCATTGGCGGCAAAAAAAGCTATTTGTGCCTGTGACCAATCAAAATCGGCCACATTTTCAACTTGAATACTTTTACCATTAAAGCGCACGCTCTCCCCTGCACTACGCTCGCTGGCAAGTAAATACAATTCGCCGACTGGGAATTCTCTTTCTTGTAACAGTGAAATAATAGCTTCACCTACAGCACCGGTTGCGCCTAATACTGCAATATTCCAACCTTCAGTCATGGCTATTCCTCTAAAAAATAAAAAAAATCAAACAACCCCCAATAATTAGGGGCTATTTAATTAGATGTTCATTTTAACTACATTTATTATGCGTGGGTTAAACGTGCCTTAAAACCCAGCGCATTCAGTTTCGATGCCGTTTGTTCATTATCACAAATAATTTCAAGGGATGACCATTCACGGCGTTCTTGGTAATTTTTGCGCAGTTTATCAAATTCGCCTTTTACCCCTGCAACCGCTCTTAACGCTGCGTCATCTCGGCGCACATCATACACGAGATGCACTAACCTTTTGAGCTGGTTTTGCGTTAATTTACCATTGAAAGTCAATTGATTGATATCTGGCTTAGGCAGTAAGGATGAAAGGCAAACTTGTGACGATTTGCCGAGAAACTGACAGTAAGCTTCATAAACTTGCGTGGTTCCTCGTGCTTTGCCTTCTAGGGTATAACCTGCAATATGGGGCGTGCCGATATCCACTAATGCTAAAAGTGCGGTGTCTAAATCAGGCTCTGGCTCCCACACATCTAAGATAACACTGAGTTTTTTCCCTCGGTTAAGTACAGATAATAGTGCTTTATTATCAACTACCTCACCCCGGCTTGCGTTAATCAAAATGGTGCCAGCCTGTAATTTTGCTAAACGCGCTTCATCCATTAAATGGAAAGTTTGATATTCCCCTGACATATTCAGCGGAGTATGGAAGGTAATGACGTCAGCGCGCTCGAGGACATCTTCAAAAGAAACAAATGGCTCGTCGTCCCCCTTAGCTGCTCGCGGTGGATCACAGAGTAATGTTTTGACGCCCCAAGCCGATAACCTAGCGGCTAAGCGCCCTCCGACATTGCCAACGCCAATAATTCCTACTGTTTTATCACGCAAATCAAAGTTATCGCGTTCCGCTAGCAATAATAGTGAGGAAATAACATATTCAACAACCGCTATCGCATTACAACCCGGCGCTGATGAAAAACCGATATTTGCCGTTGATAACCACTCGGTATCAATATGATCAAAACCAGCAGTCGCGGTTCCAACAAATTTAACCGGGGTATTATTGAGTAGTGATTCATTAACCTTAGTGATAGAACGCACCATTAGTGCATCTGCATCAATTAATTCTTGTTCTGGTATAGGGCGTCCTGGTACCGCTTTTACCTCACCAAGCTCACTAAATAAAGTTTGAGCATAGGGCATATTCTCATCGACTAAAATTTTCACGCTGTTGTCCTAATCAATCACTTTTTTGTTTTGTGTCGTTATTTATATAGATAAGTGGAATAATATTTTGCCACGGTTTAAGCCAGATGCCTATTAGAGGTTGCCTTCTACGGCAAATTCTTTCACTCGAAAACGGTCTGGTGTCACGCCAGATATTTGCTGGAACATTGCAATAAAAGCGGATGCGGAGCTATATCCCACATCCAGTGCGACTTCATGTACACTCTTCCCTTTTTCTAGCCCTGCAACCGCATGTAGATATCGCAAGCGTTGGCGCCATTCACTAAATGACATGCCTAGCTCCTGCTGGCAACGTCTTGATAACGTGCGTTCCGATGTGTAATAGCGTTTTGCCCATTGTGCTAACGTCGTGTTATCGGCTGGGTCGCTTTGTAACTCTAATAAAATGGGGGCAAGAAATTTGTCCTTTGAAACAGGCAAATAGGTGTCTTGGCAGGAAGACAATGGAAATTGGTCAATCAACACATGCGCCAAACGCAAGTCTTGCGCGGTTTCAGGTTGAACAATACCGCGTTGATACATGTCCGTCATAATTGATTGAAATATAGGGCTAAGCTTAATCACACAAGGCCGCTGGGCGAGCACTTGGTTGTATTCATGTGCAAAATCTATGATCCGAAATTTGACACTTTCTTTATTAAAGCTAGCATGGGAAATGTTCGCTGGGATCCAAATGCAAAATTCTGGTGGTGCTAAATAATGTTGACCTGCCACCTCCATTTCCATGATGCCACAAACCACATACAGCATTTGTCCAAAGGGGTGCGAATGGGATTTATACTCAGTGAGAGCTGCCGTTTGCTCGTGCCGAAAAGCCACCAATTCGGGTTCTGCAATATTACATTCACTGATTTGCCAAATGTCTGATTTTAAGTTTTCCATAGTCCTGTCTGAAAAGCGTTATCGATTGTCTGGTTATCAGTATATATAAAAAATCGGACAGATGTATACTAGCGCCCATTCAATATGGGAGAGTGTTTTAATGAAAAATCTTCTTTTTCCGCTAATCGCGGTTTTATTATGGTCAATTAACGCCATTGTTAACAAAGCGGCATCAACTGCCATTGACCCTGCGGCAATCTCATTTTACCGTTGGGCACTGGCATTTCTTGTCATGACCCCTTTTGTATTACGTTCTGTGCTTCGAAATTTTAAAATGGTCATGAAACATTGGTGGCAACTCGCCATTTTAGGCGCTTTAGGGATGATGTTATACCAAAGCTTGGCTTATTATGCCGCACATAGCGTGAGTGCCACCTTTATGGGAATTATGAACTCGTTGATCCCATTATTGACAGTCATTATTAGTATCTTTGTGCTACGCGTTATTCCTACCGTGGGGATTGTGCTAGGTTCAATCCTCTCATTATGTGGATTAGTGTGGCTAGTGAGCCAAGGAAGCCCAAGTGCGTTGTTCTCTCAAGGCTTAGGCCAAGGGGAAGCCATGATGTTGGTTGCGTCTGCGGCATACGCCCTGTACGGTGTTCTGACTAAGCGTTGGTCAATTCAGTTATCGAGTTGGGATGCCCTTTACGTTCAAATTTTCTTTGGCGTGATCATGCTGCTCCCTAATTTCTTATTAGCTGAAGATGTCTCTCTGAACAGCCAAAATATTGGTTTAGTGGTATTTGCAGGTATTGCAGCTTCTATCATCGCCCCAGCTTTATGGATCAAAGGGGTTATAAAACTCGGCGCAAATACAACCTCCATATTTATGAACCTTGCCCCTGTATTTACCGCCATTATTGCCATTTTCGCCTTGGGTGAAGAATTAAAAAGCTACCATTTAATCGGTGGTGGTGTGGTCTTACTCGGGGTAATGTTAGCGCAACAATTACGTACTCCACTGACAGAATTATTCCGCCGTGAAAAAAAGGTGGTTCAAGAGGATTCTTGCCAGTAGAATAGAATTATAAAAGCAATAAATGCAATGTCGTCACTCATATGCCCCACTCTGTGGGGCTATGTTTGAAATCCCCTCTATTTCCTCTTCAATTTCTCCTTAATTTTCTTCACCATTCATACTTTGTGACATTTAAAATATCTTCAATTCACCTTTAATTCGCTCATCATTGATATGATTTATCGGATTACCATTTTCCAGATAAGGGAAAATCCGATTGAATCTTCTGGAATTACAATTAGACTTAAACAAAATTAAATACCCCTTTAGGAGTAGTAACTCCACTCAATAAGCCGTGATAACGCGATAAATCTAAATGGAGCGTGGCAAGTAACCACTATAATAAGGAATAACAATGACTAAGCCGTTTAAAGTTGGGTTGTTCATATTGATAATAATTGCTGTAGCCACTGGCATTTATTTTATCAATAACACCAACCCATCCTCTCCCTCCCAATTAGGCTATGATTTATATCAACAAGGTGAGTCTCAAGCTGCCTTTGAACAGTTCCAAAAAACAGCAGAGCAAGACTCACAATCCGCTTTTGCATTAGCCATGATGTATAAAGACGGTATTGGTACAAATGTCGATGATGTGGCAGCTCAAAACTGGTTAATTAAGGCAGCAGAAGCTAACAATAAAAATGCGTTATATAACCTTGGTTTTTTCCGCTATAAGCACATGATAGAAGACACTTCT is drawn from Providencia huaxiensis and contains these coding sequences:
- the pdxB gene encoding 4-phosphoerythronate dehydrogenase PdxB; the encoded protein is MKILVDENMPYAQTLFSELGEVKAVPGRPIPEQELIDADALMVRSITKVNESLLNNTPVKFVGTATAGFDHIDTEWLSTANIGFSSAPGCNAIAVVEYVISSLLLLAERDNFDLRDKTVGIIGVGNVGGRLAARLSAWGVKTLLCDPPRAAKGDDEPFVSFEDVLERADVITFHTPLNMSGEYQTFHLMDEARLAKLQAGTILINASRGEVVDNKALLSVLNRGKKLSVILDVWEPEPDLDTALLALVDIGTPHIAGYTLEGKARGTTQVYEAYCQFLGKSSQVCLSSLLPKPDINQLTFNGKLTQNQLKRLVHLVYDVRRDDAALRAVAGVKGEFDKLRKNYQERREWSSLEIICDNEQTASKLNALGFKARLTHA
- a CDS encoding AraC family transcriptional regulator, with amino-acid sequence MENLKSDIWQISECNIAEPELVAFRHEQTAALTEYKSHSHPFGQMLYVVCGIMEMEVAGQHYLAPPEFCIWIPANISHASFNKESVKFRIIDFAHEYNQVLAQRPCVIKLSPIFQSIMTDMYQRGIVQPETAQDLRLAHVLIDQFPLSSCQDTYLPVSKDKFLAPILLELQSDPADNTTLAQWAKRYYTSERTLSRRCQQELGMSFSEWRQRLRYLHAVAGLEKGKSVHEVALDVGYSSASAFIAMFQQISGVTPDRFRVKEFAVEGNL
- the accD gene encoding acetyl-CoA carboxylase, carboxyltransferase subunit beta — translated: MSWIEKILKKGNLTQSHKANIPEGVWTKCDSCGQVLYGAELERNLSVCPKCDHHMRIHARQRLETFLDENSTTELGSELEPKDILKFKDSKKYKDRIAAAQKETGEKDAIIVLKGTLKGMPVVAAAFEFAFMGGSMASVVGARFVRAVEQALEDNCPLVCFSSSGGARMQEALLSLMQMAKTSAALAKMQERGLPYISVLTDPTMGGVSASLAMLGDINVAEPKALIGFAGPRVIEQTVREKLPQGFQRSEFLLEKGAIDMIVRRPEMRDRLAEILAMLTNKPSFNETPIIVAETVEIDINAVDELDAQEPKKDSEKHKKDDE
- a CDS encoding DedA family protein gives rise to the protein MEFITFIIDFILHIDVHLAELVRDYGTWVYGILFLILFCETGLVVTPFLPGDSLLFVAGAISSLDSNDLNVHLMVALMITAAIIGDAVNYTIGRIFGEKLFKNPDSKIFRRVYLDKTHAFYEKHGGKAIILARFVPIVRTFAPFVAGMGKMSYRHFAFYNVTGAFIWVLLFTYAGYFFGELPFVQKNLKLLIVAIIFVSILPGVVEIIRHRRIAAKEKRAAAQKIDNH
- the truA gene encoding tRNA pseudouridine(38-40) synthase TruA, translated to MFESTQLYRIALGIEYNGSRYFGWQRQQEVKSVQGCLEEALSKIAAEPISVFCAGRTDAGVHATGQVVHFETSAIRKEAAWTMGTNTHLPADIAVRWCKPVAEEFHARFSATARRYRYVIFNHRYRPAILSNGVTHFHYPLDEKRMHEAAQALLGERDFTSFRAVQCQSKSPWRNVMHVNVSRHGNYVVVDIKANAFVHHMVRNIVGSLLEIGCGNQNIDWMAHLLELKDRTKAAATAKAEGLYLVSVDYPEKFELPQNVMGPLFLADELM
- a CDS encoding aspartate-semialdehyde dehydrogenase is translated as MTEGWNIAVLGATGAVGEAIISLLQEREFPVGELYLLASERSAGESVRFNGKSIQVENVADFDWSQAQIAFFAANEGVSREYADLAAQEGCIVIDTSGVFAQEPDVPLIVPNVNPQVLADYRNRNIISLADSSVSQLLTAIKPLVDAAGLGRITLTNMLSVSSYGKAAVDELAGQSARLLNGIPAEEGRFSKQLAFNMLPLLADIEGSVVHERRLVEQVRKVLQDDGLPVAVSFIQSPVFYGNAQVVHLETLRPMSAEEANDELERFEDIQVSEEGDYPTQVTEASGHDQLSIGCVRNDYGIPEILQFWSVADNVRFGGALMAVETAEKLAQELFY
- a CDS encoding DMT family transporter translates to MKNLLFPLIAVLLWSINAIVNKAASTAIDPAAISFYRWALAFLVMTPFVLRSVLRNFKMVMKHWWQLAILGALGMMLYQSLAYYAAHSVSATFMGIMNSLIPLLTVIISIFVLRVIPTVGIVLGSILSLCGLVWLVSQGSPSALFSQGLGQGEAMMLVASAAYALYGVLTKRWSIQLSSWDALYVQIFFGVIMLLPNFLLAEDVSLNSQNIGLVVFAGIAASIIAPALWIKGVIKLGANTTSIFMNLAPVFTAIIAIFALGEELKSYHLIGGGVVLLGVMLAQQLRTPLTELFRREKKVVQEDSCQ